A genome region from Fibrobacter sp. UWB11 includes the following:
- a CDS encoding DUF177 domain-containing protein yields the protein MRINIAQKLTDSEDQRVVWSHADAPEIFDELHLKGDLVAEVLVSPEGNGKCLVTGTISGVQTLTCVRSLDLFDRPFETEIVVEVERGACAAQELHDDDDDVFAYTIPQTQDFVDVSECVRQLVTLQEPIAPVKNPDEDFIFVTNNQAGDGADAEKPLDPRWEKLKALKSKMENRS from the coding sequence TTGAGAATAAATATCGCACAAAAACTTACTGATTCCGAAGACCAACGAGTGGTCTGGTCCCATGCCGACGCTCCTGAAATCTTCGACGAACTGCACCTCAAGGGCGATCTGGTAGCCGAGGTGCTGGTTAGCCCCGAAGGCAACGGCAAGTGCCTTGTGACCGGTACTATCTCTGGAGTGCAAACACTCACTTGTGTCCGCAGCCTGGATCTTTTTGACCGTCCGTTCGAAACCGAGATTGTTGTCGAGGTGGAGCGCGGAGCATGCGCTGCACAGGAACTTCATGACGACGACGATGATGTTTTCGCCTATACGATTCCGCAGACACAGGACTTCGTAGATGTTTCCGAGTGCGTCCGACAGCTGGTGACCCTACAGGAACCCATTGCGCCCGTGAAAAATCCTGACGAAGATTTTATCTTTGTAACAAACAATCAAGCTGGCGACGGTGCCGATGCTGAAAAGCCGCTCGACCCCCGCTGGGAAAAACTCAAAGCTCTTAAGAGCAAAATGGAAAACAGGAGTTAA
- the rpmF gene encoding 50S ribosomal protein L32: MAVPKRKTSTARRDKRRTHWKMEVPAMATCDHCGSVKRPHRVCPVCGFYNGVEVVDMKGAEA, from the coding sequence ATGGCAGTACCTAAGAGAAAAACTTCGACCGCTCGTCGTGACAAGCGCCGCACCCACTGGAAGATGGAAGTGCCGGCTATGGCTACCTGCGATCATTGCGGTTCCGTGAAGCGTCCGCATCGCGTGTGCCCGGTTTGCGGCTTCTACAACGGTGTGGAAGTTGTTGACATGAAGGGTGCCGAAGCTTAA
- the plsX gene encoding phosphate acyltransferase PlsX, translated as MIKVALDAMGGDYAPSVCIEGAVSAVKKNPNIHVVLCGPEAEVKASLEKLGYTGNQISVVDAPDLVAMDEHPVMVVKKKQHSGLVTCVALQKKGLVDASVSAGNSGAMMASCLMILGKTCDEFSRPPIGVALPTKDRRIVLVDGGANVDERASTLVDFAIAGSAFAEAFLGIENPKVGLLNMGEEEHKGPAVLQEAYQLLKSAPVNFMGNIEGRDLIAGKADVVATSGYTGNVVLKLLEGFFEMHQEMFGTIDTPAGKRFAEMWDYRATGGALLLGLNGIGIIAHGRSDALAIEKAVEVAAKYAEADVANKVNARLAAIKSEEAPKA; from the coding sequence GTGATCAAAGTTGCACTGGATGCCATGGGAGGCGATTACGCCCCGAGTGTTTGCATTGAAGGCGCCGTTAGCGCAGTCAAGAAAAACCCCAATATTCATGTGGTTCTCTGCGGACCGGAGGCCGAGGTCAAGGCTTCTCTCGAGAAGCTTGGTTACACCGGCAATCAGATTTCCGTAGTTGATGCTCCGGACCTCGTGGCAATGGATGAACATCCTGTCATGGTGGTCAAGAAGAAGCAACATTCTGGCTTGGTGACTTGCGTTGCCTTGCAGAAGAAAGGTCTTGTGGACGCTTCCGTCAGTGCCGGTAACTCTGGCGCTATGATGGCTAGCTGCCTCATGATCCTCGGTAAGACTTGCGACGAGTTCTCTCGTCCGCCTATCGGGGTTGCACTTCCGACAAAGGATCGCCGCATTGTGTTGGTCGATGGCGGTGCAAACGTTGATGAACGCGCTTCCACTCTCGTTGACTTTGCCATTGCAGGTTCTGCATTCGCCGAAGCTTTCCTCGGAATCGAAAATCCGAAGGTTGGCCTCTTGAACATGGGCGAAGAAGAACATAAGGGCCCGGCTGTTCTCCAGGAAGCTTACCAGCTCCTCAAGTCCGCTCCGGTTAACTTTATGGGTAACATCGAAGGCCGCGACCTCATCGCAGGTAAGGCCGACGTTGTCGCGACTTCTGGCTATACGGGTAACGTTGTGCTCAAGCTCCTGGAAGGCTTCTTCGAAATGCACCAGGAAATGTTCGGCACAATCGACACTCCGGCTGGCAAGCGCTTTGCCGAAATGTGGGACTACCGCGCTACGGGTGGCGCCTTGTTGCTTGGCCTCAATGGCATTGGCATCATCGCTCACGGCCGTTCTGACGCTCTCGCTATCGAAAAGGCTGTTGAAGTGGCTGCCAAGTATGCCGAAGCCGACGTTGCCAATAAGGTCAACGCTCGCCTTGCTGCAATCAAGTCCGAGGAAGCTCCTAAAGCATAG
- the fabG gene encoding 3-oxoacyl-[acyl-carrier-protein] reductase translates to MPTKSIVTGASRGIGLAIARELAARGSDVVLISRGGCPEQAEAIAKEFGVKTFTFACDVSNSDSVKDAFKQAIDALGGVDCLVNNAGITRDGLVLRMKDEDFDNVIATDLRSTFLCTRAVLRTMMGARKGSIVNIASLNGIRTQAGQANYAAAKAGVIGMTKSNSMEFGSRGITVNAVAPGFIDTDMTAAMSEETRAKYAAQIPLGRLGQPEDVAKAVAFLASDDAKYITGQVIGVDGGLNA, encoded by the coding sequence ATGCCTACGAAGTCTATTGTGACTGGCGCATCTCGCGGTATCGGTCTTGCCATTGCAAGGGAACTTGCTGCTCGCGGCTCTGACGTTGTTCTTATTTCTCGCGGTGGCTGCCCGGAACAGGCCGAAGCTATTGCCAAGGAATTCGGCGTCAAGACGTTCACGTTCGCATGTGACGTGAGCAACTCCGACTCTGTGAAGGACGCTTTCAAACAAGCTATCGACGCACTGGGTGGCGTGGACTGCCTCGTGAACAACGCTGGCATCACCCGTGACGGTCTCGTACTTCGCATGAAGGACGAAGATTTCGATAACGTTATCGCAACGGACCTCCGCTCGACGTTCCTTTGCACCAGAGCCGTCCTCAGGACGATGATGGGCGCTCGCAAAGGCAGCATCGTGAACATTGCAAGTTTGAACGGTATCAGAACTCAGGCTGGCCAGGCCAACTATGCTGCTGCTAAGGCTGGCGTCATCGGTATGACCAAGTCCAACTCCATGGAATTCGGCTCTCGCGGCATTACGGTGAACGCTGTCGCTCCGGGATTCATCGATACGGATATGACCGCCGCCATGAGTGAAGAAACTCGTGCAAAATATGCCGCCCAGATTCCGCTTGGTCGTCTCGGTCAGCCGGAAGATGTTGCCAAGGCAGTCGCATTTTTGGCCTCCGACGATGCCAAATACATTACCGGACAGGTAATTGGTGTCGATGGGGGCTTGAACGCTTAA
- the acpP gene encoding acyl carrier protein: MNEEIFKKVTDVIVAKLEVKAEDVKPESEFGNDLGADSLDRVELVMALEDEFDVEILDSDAEKFQKVSDVVAFLEAHKK; this comes from the coding sequence ATGAACGAAGAAATTTTCAAGAAGGTCACGGACGTGATCGTTGCTAAGTTGGAAGTCAAGGCTGAAGATGTCAAGCCCGAATCTGAATTCGGTAATGACCTCGGTGCAGACTCCCTGGACCGTGTTGAACTCGTGATGGCTCTCGAAGACGAATTCGATGTCGAAATCCTCGATTCCGACGCTGAAAAGTTCCAGAAGGTTTCTGACGTTGTTGCTTTCCTCGAAGCACACAAGAAGTAA
- the rnc gene encoding ribonuclease III, producing MEDQNLLHKILKLWFRQKSGDGLEAKLGYRFRDPELLAHALVHRSFLVGKDVPYASNNERLEFLGDSVLNMLTTEYLYRTYPSDPEGELSKRKSAIVSGHACAQSSKEWNLSEYVKIGKSEAKMGGRGKESILADAYEAVLGAVYLDGGLEEVRAILNKFHFPRVQEIISATDFVNYKSELLEFCQGKLRCSPEYVIVGEEGPEHQKVFTVEVVVNGKSYARGQGPNKKKAEQEASRLSLETLKAEAAEADAKKAAAPKVKQPAHHVGLP from the coding sequence TTGGAAGATCAAAATCTGCTCCACAAAATCCTAAAACTCTGGTTTCGCCAGAAGTCCGGTGACGGGCTTGAGGCTAAGCTTGGGTATAGGTTCCGCGATCCAGAACTGCTGGCTCATGCACTCGTCCACCGCTCGTTCCTTGTTGGCAAGGATGTTCCGTACGCAAGCAACAACGAACGTCTGGAGTTCCTCGGCGATTCCGTTCTCAACATGCTTACGACGGAATATTTGTACAGGACGTATCCGAGCGATCCGGAAGGCGAACTCTCCAAGCGCAAGAGCGCGATTGTTTCGGGACACGCCTGCGCCCAGTCGTCCAAGGAATGGAACTTGAGCGAATACGTGAAAATTGGAAAGTCCGAGGCCAAGATGGGCGGTCGCGGCAAGGAAAGCATCCTCGCCGATGCCTACGAAGCAGTGCTTGGCGCCGTGTATCTCGATGGCGGCCTCGAAGAAGTCCGTGCCATTTTGAACAAGTTCCATTTCCCGCGCGTACAAGAAATCATCAGTGCAACCGACTTTGTGAACTACAAAAGCGAACTTCTGGAATTTTGCCAGGGCAAGTTGCGCTGCTCTCCGGAGTACGTGATTGTCGGTGAAGAAGGTCCGGAACACCAGAAGGTGTTTACGGTCGAAGTCGTCGTGAATGGCAAATCGTATGCCCGCGGTCAAGGCCCGAACAAGAAGAAGGCCGAACAGGAAGCCTCCCGCTTGTCGCTTGAAACGCTCAAGGCCGAAGCTGCCGAAGCCGATGCTAAAAAAGCCGCTGCCCCCAAAGTCAAGCAACCCGCACACCACGTCGGATTGCCGTAG
- a CDS encoding extracellular solute-binding protein: MKTFSFRTLFAVPMAAALAFALAACNESGDSKSGQAAKSKKGTAVSEADCPILPLDSTATGEFDPIASKDARACGSITLWGSAMPKSFNMWEDYNSFSAELMNMMFEPLVSLHTTEDREVGILADKWEVSEDGKTFTFHVDPRAKWSDGKSITAEDVQFYYDVIMDEKNLTPIFKVGLKRFDRPEVVDSLTVRMTAKEPHWGNFWEAAGMLAFPKHVWAGKDFNKIRYEFPVVSGPYIIKTFREDRYVELGRRADWWGFKKNWNHGKYNFQKIRYRFMNDQTKALEAFKKQDFNAYAIYTSSIWMKQTDFDAIKKGWAVKQRIYNKEPIGFQGMAINLRKPQFQDVRVRKALSYLLNREAMNEKYMYGQYFLLNSYYPDLWANNQNPTAPVYSYNPEKARALFAEAGYKVNGEGVLEKDGKPFAINFITSQEDLRHLTLFQEDLKKVGVVATIEQMSQSTLRKRLDDADFDLYWVNWGAGRLRDPEASWISTTAMQKGTNNLAGVQDPVVDSLINLQKTEFDLAKRNEILKALDNRLAEIVPYVLMWQCDHHRILYWNRYGTPEKVLDQFNREDAIPVYWWVDPVKSAALDKAMKSGESLPIPEYDIR; this comes from the coding sequence ATGAAAACTTTCTCCTTCCGTACTTTGTTTGCCGTCCCGATGGCGGCAGCTCTCGCTTTTGCTCTTGCCGCCTGCAATGAATCCGGCGATTCCAAATCCGGTCAAGCCGCGAAGTCTAAAAAAGGCACCGCCGTTTCCGAAGCCGATTGCCCGATTCTCCCGCTTGATTCTACGGCGACCGGCGAATTTGACCCGATTGCTTCCAAGGACGCCCGCGCTTGCGGCTCCATCACGCTTTGGGGCTCCGCCATGCCGAAGTCTTTCAACATGTGGGAAGACTACAATAGCTTCTCCGCTGAACTCATGAATATGATGTTCGAACCACTCGTGAGCTTGCATACCACCGAAGATCGTGAAGTCGGTATCCTCGCTGACAAATGGGAAGTTTCCGAAGACGGCAAGACGTTCACGTTCCATGTGGACCCGCGTGCCAAGTGGAGCGATGGCAAGTCCATCACCGCCGAAGACGTGCAGTTCTATTACGATGTCATCATGGACGAAAAGAACCTCACGCCGATTTTCAAGGTTGGCCTCAAACGCTTTGACCGCCCTGAAGTTGTTGATAGCTTGACTGTCCGTATGACTGCCAAGGAACCGCATTGGGGTAACTTCTGGGAAGCGGCCGGCATGTTGGCGTTCCCGAAGCACGTGTGGGCAGGCAAGGACTTCAACAAAATCCGTTACGAGTTCCCGGTGGTTTCTGGCCCGTATATCATCAAGACGTTCCGTGAGGACCGCTATGTGGAACTTGGTCGCCGTGCCGATTGGTGGGGCTTCAAAAAGAACTGGAACCATGGCAAGTACAACTTCCAGAAAATCCGCTACCGCTTCATGAACGACCAGACGAAGGCGCTCGAAGCGTTCAAGAAGCAGGACTTCAATGCCTATGCCATTTACACGAGCAGCATTTGGATGAAACAGACCGACTTTGATGCCATCAAGAAAGGTTGGGCTGTCAAGCAGCGCATCTACAACAAGGAACCGATTGGATTCCAGGGCATGGCCATCAACCTCCGCAAGCCGCAGTTCCAAGATGTACGCGTTCGCAAGGCTCTTTCGTACCTCTTGAACCGCGAAGCGATGAACGAGAAGTACATGTACGGCCAGTACTTCCTCCTCAACAGCTACTATCCGGATCTGTGGGCAAATAACCAGAACCCGACGGCGCCTGTCTACAGCTACAATCCGGAAAAGGCTCGCGCCCTCTTTGCCGAAGCGGGCTACAAGGTGAATGGTGAAGGCGTTCTTGAAAAGGACGGCAAGCCGTTTGCGATTAACTTCATCACGAGCCAGGAAGACTTGCGCCACCTCACGCTTTTCCAGGAAGACTTGAAGAAGGTGGGCGTTGTGGCGACCATCGAACAGATGAGCCAGAGCACGCTCCGCAAGCGCTTGGACGATGCTGACTTTGACCTTTACTGGGTGAACTGGGGCGCAGGCCGCCTCCGCGACCCGGAAGCTAGCTGGATTTCTACGACTGCCATGCAGAAGGGCACGAACAACCTCGCTGGTGTTCAAGACCCCGTTGTCGATAGCCTCATCAATTTGCAGAAGACGGAATTCGACCTCGCGAAGCGCAACGAAATCCTCAAGGCGCTGGACAACCGCCTCGCCGAAATCGTCCCGTACGTGCTCATGTGGCAATGCGACCACCATCGCATCCTCTACTGGAACCGCTACGGCACGCCCGAAAAGGTGCTTGACCAGTTCAATCGCGAAGATGCAATCCCGGTTTACTGGTGGGTCGACCCGGTCAAGTCCGCCGCTCTCGACAAGGCGATGAAGTCCGGCGAAAGCCTCCCAATTCCGGAGTATGACATTAGATAA